One genomic segment of Canis lupus baileyi chromosome 9, mCanLup2.hap1, whole genome shotgun sequence includes these proteins:
- the MAX gene encoding protein max isoform X3, protein MTSSGRMPFWSSKGKARADQVLCSWGIHFSSSLMEDASKRKFRALEKARSSAQLQTNYPSSDNSLYTNAKGSTISAFDGGSDSSSESEPEEPQSRKKLRMEAS, encoded by the exons ATGACCTCAAGCGGCAGAATGCCCTTCTGGAGCAGCAAG GGGAAAGCGAGAGCTGATCAAGTTCTTTGTTCCTGGGGAATtcacttctcttcctccctcatgGAAGATGCAAGTAAAAGGAAAT TCCGTGCACTGGAGAAGGCGAGGTCGAGTGCCCAACTGCAGACCAACTACCCCTCCTCAGACAACAGCCTCTACACCAACGCCAAGGGCAGCACCATCTCTGCCTTCGATGGAGGCTCGGACTCCAGCTCGGAGTCAGAGCCCGAAGAGCCCCAAAGCAGGAAGAAGCTCCGGATGGAGGCCAGCTAA